A region of the Chryseobacterium gotjawalense genome:
TCAAAAATGCTTCAAAAATTCAAACTGCTTTATTTTCTCTTTCTATTAGCTGCAATGTTTTCCTGTAAATCGGAAGCAGATAAGCAGGTTGAGCGAACCGTAGCGCGAAATGCGGTCATCGACAGTACACTCACCGTTTTTAAGCAAAAGCTCTTGAAGGCTCAAATCGATTCTGTGTTTGCGAAAACCCAGTTTAATGGCAGCGTTTCTGTTCTTCAGGATGGGAAAATTTTATATCAAAAAGAAAACGGTTTTGAAGATTTTAAGGACAAAACGAAACTCAACCGCAGTTCGGTTTTCGCAATTGGTTCGGTAAGCAAACAGTTTACGGCAGTTTTGATTTTGTTGCAGGAAGAAGAAGGAAAATTTTCCACAGAGGACAAAGTTTCAAAATATTTAACGGAATTTCAACCACGACAATTTGAAAATATTAAGATTAAAGAGTTACTGAATCACACTTCAGGAATCAGCGATTTCGGAAATGGTTTGCTTTCAGAACCGGGGCAGGAATTTAATTATTCCAATAAAGGATTTTATTATTTGGGAAAGATCATTGAAAAGGTTTCGGGTAAGTCGTATGATGAAAATGTCATGGATCTTTTCAGAAAAGCGGAGATGAAAAATTCTTCCACTGCGAATCTTTTTAAAGGAGCGCATTTCGCGTCCGCTTATATCGGTAATTCAAAGAATTTTTCTAAAGTTGAAAATATGCCGGAGCGACTTTCAGCAAAAGAAATTTCTGTGCCTGCAGGTGGTATTTTGTCAACGGTTACTGATTTGCACCGTTGGAATAATGGTTTATTTAATGGGAATATTTTAAAAACATCTTCTTTAAAAAAGGTAACGGAAAAATCTGCTGACCGGAATCACCAGATTCTAGGGAAAATGGGTTATGGTTTTGGTTTGATGATGAATGTACAAAAACCTGAATCGTATTTTCATACCGGTTATGTAAAAGGGTCGCCTTCTTTAAATATGTATTATCCGGAAACAAATACTTCGGTGGTGGTTTTGTCTAATTTCGCCGATGAAAGCAAAGGGAAAAATGCCGTTTTTTATCCGCACAAAGAAGTGAAGAAAGCAACTGATTGGGTGGAAAATGCAGTTGTTGAATTTCGAAAAGAGATGTTGAAAACTTCCCTTTCCGAATAATACGGAGAGGTTTAAAGTTGAAATATCTTCTTGTCATACATCAATGGTTTGTAAATGAACATGTTGTAAATTTGCATTGTTAAAATCATTAAATATGAAAACAATTTATCATAAAGCAGATTCAAGAGGTCATGCAAATCATGGCTGGTTAAACAGTTATCACACTTTTAGCTTTGCAAATTATCAAAATCCTGAACGCGTCCACTTCGGAGTTTTGCGCGTGCTGAACGATGATTCAGTTACGAAAGGAATGGGGTTTGGGACACATCCGCACCGGGATATGGAAATTATTTCAATTCCATTATCAGGCGATTTAGAACATAAAGATTCTATGGGAACCACTGCGGTAATCAGAAAAGGCGAAATCCAGGTGATGAGTGCAGGAACCGGAGTTCAGCATAGTGAATACAATAAAAACAAAGATGAAGAAGTTAAGTTCTTGCAGATTTGGGTTTTCCCCCGGGAAACAGGTGTTGAACCAAGATATGATCAAAAGAGTATTGTAGAAGGTGCAAAAATTAATGACTTTCAGCAAATATTATCTCCCAATAAGGACGATGATGGTGTTTGGATCCATCAGGATGCCTGGTTCAATTTGGCAAATTTTGAAAAAGGCTACGCAAAAGATTATACGCTCAACAAAAATGGAAATGGAGTCTATGCTTTTGTTTTGAAAGGCAGTGCAAAAATTGGTGACCAGATTTTAAATGAAAGAGATGGTTTAGGAATTTGGGATACTAAAAGTTTTAATGTGGAAGCTTTAGATGACACTGAAATTCTTTTAATGGAAGTGCCAATGGAACTGCCAGATTATCTTAAACAGTAAACGGTAAAAGAATCGGCTTAGTGATAAGTCGGTTTTTTTTTCTGAAAATTTTAGAGGATTTTTTTATCAATTTTCACACGATGCATTAAGAATTAAAATCAAAGTTTTTTTTATTTTTTTTAAGGCGAAAAAATCCGGCTCATTTCTGAGCCGGACTGATATTGAAGAATCCATTTCTATTTTTTATTAAAGTCCCCCGCATATACTGAAGTTATTCGGTCTAAGCTTACATATTTTCGAAGCGCATTATTCACTTCATCTAATTTCAATGCCTGAACTTTTGACTGAAGTGCGTCGTACTCATCCAAAGAAACGCCATATTGTAATTTTTTGTTGACCAGATTGATCAAGGTATTGTCCATTCCCAACATGGTTTTTTGAATATTGGCGTAACTTTTTTTGTTCGTCACCAATTCATCAGCAGTGAAACCATCTTTCAGTGCTTTGCTTACCTCTTCTTTTACCGCATTTTCTACAGCATCACGTTTGGTCGGATTAAGTAACGCGTAATAGCCCCAGGAAGCCACCTCATGAGAAACAGGAATATTCACAAACGAGCCAACTCCATAACTTATTCCTTCTTTTTCACGCAGTCTCATTGGCAAACGTGCTGATAAAAAGCCGCCACTTCCCAATATTTCATTGGCTAAAACCAAGGCCGGATAATCTGCACTTTTCTGATTCATTTTGAAACTTTCGGTTCCTAAAGCCATTGCATTTTCTTTGTCCGGGGTCAGGAAGTTTTTATCTGATTTTTTAGTTTCAAAAAAAGTAGGTTTTACTTCCGTATATTTTGATTTGGCATTCCATTTTCCGAAAGTGTTTTCTAAAGAATTAACGGCAGTCTTCGCATCTAAATTCCCGAGAACGGTTCCAAAACCATTATTTGCACCCAAAATATTTTGATAATAATCTACGATTTGGTCGCGGGTAACCTTTTTGTTGTTATCGATCTCCTCCTGCAAAGAAGGCGTGTAGAAAACACTTTCTTTCGGATAAGGGGAAGCAGTTCTCTGGAGTTCATTTTGGGCAATGGCCTGTGGGTCTTTCAGTTGGCCTTCCAGATAAGTGTTGTATTC
Encoded here:
- a CDS encoding serine hydrolase domain-containing protein, whose translation is MLQKFKLLYFLFLLAAMFSCKSEADKQVERTVARNAVIDSTLTVFKQKLLKAQIDSVFAKTQFNGSVSVLQDGKILYQKENGFEDFKDKTKLNRSSVFAIGSVSKQFTAVLILLQEEEGKFSTEDKVSKYLTEFQPRQFENIKIKELLNHTSGISDFGNGLLSEPGQEFNYSNKGFYYLGKIIEKVSGKSYDENVMDLFRKAEMKNSSTANLFKGAHFASAYIGNSKNFSKVENMPERLSAKEISVPAGGILSTVTDLHRWNNGLFNGNILKTSSLKKVTEKSADRNHQILGKMGYGFGLMMNVQKPESYFHTGYVKGSPSLNMYYPETNTSVVVLSNFADESKGKNAVFYPHKEVKKATDWVENAVVEFRKEMLKTSLSE
- a CDS encoding pirin family protein → MKTIYHKADSRGHANHGWLNSYHTFSFANYQNPERVHFGVLRVLNDDSVTKGMGFGTHPHRDMEIISIPLSGDLEHKDSMGTTAVIRKGEIQVMSAGTGVQHSEYNKNKDEEVKFLQIWVFPRETGVEPRYDQKSIVEGAKINDFQQILSPNKDDDGVWIHQDAWFNLANFEKGYAKDYTLNKNGNGVYAFVLKGSAKIGDQILNERDGLGIWDTKSFNVEALDDTEILLMEVPMELPDYLKQ